The genome window CTGGCGGTGGTCCAGGTCCTGATGCGGGCGGAGCTTCCCAAGGGGGCCGCGTTCCGGCTGCTGAGCCTGCTGCTGCTCAACACCTGCGTGGCGATCCTCATCGGCCTGCTGGTTGCCAACATCCTTCAGCCGGGACGGTGGATCCCGGTGAAGCTCGAGGAGCCCGCGAAGGAAACCGCCGTCGTCAATCCGCTCTCGCTGTTCCTCGACAACATTCCCAAGAGCGTTCTGGGGCCCTTCGGGGACGAGGGGAAGGTGATCTCGGTCATCATGATCGCGGTCGCGTTCGGCATCGCGCTGCGGAGCCGGAAGGACCGCTCGATCGCCACCGTGTCGGACCTCGTCGACACCGCGCTCGAGACGCTGCTGACGCTGCTGCACTGGATCATCGAGATCATCCCGCTGGCGGTGTTCGGGATCGTCGCGTCGCTGATCGGCGTCCGGGGGTTCCACGCGTTCGTCCCGCTCGGGGGCTTCATCGTCGCGGTGCTCCTGGCCCTCGTGCTTCAGGTGGTCTACTACCTGGTCCGCATCCGCTTCGGGTCGTGGGTCGATCCCTTCAAGGTCCTGCACGACATGCGGGACGCCCTGGTGATGGCGTTCTCGACCGCCAGCTCGACGGTGACGATGCCGGTCACCTACTCGGCCCTCCGGGAGCGGGTCGGCCTGCGGGAGCGGTCGGCGAGCCTCGGCGCGCTTGTCGGGGCGAACTTCAACAACGACGGGACCGCTCTCTACGAGGCGATGTCGGCGCTGTTCATCAGCCAGCTCGTCGGGCAGCACCTGACGCTCGGCCAGCAGTTCATGGTGGTCCTGACGTCGATCGTCGCCTCCGTCGGAGCGGCCGGGATTCCCGAGGCGGGGATCGTCACGATGACCCTCGTCTTCAAGGCGGTCGGACTCCCGACCGAGTACATCCTGACGCTCCTGACGGTCGACTGGTTCCTCGACCGCTGCCGGACCGCGGTCAACGTCATGGGGGACGTCAACGTCAGCTGTCTCCTCGACGGCCACACGCCGGAATCGGCCGAGGTTCCTGCCGCAGCCCTGTCCGTTTCCGCGCCCGAACCGCCTCCCCCGTGATTGTCGTCCGGGCCGGTCCCTAGATCACCTCCTGAAGCGCCGCCATGAATTCGCCGCTCCGAAGACTCCTGGCCGACTACGGCATGGTCGGCGTGCTGCTGATCTTGTGCACTGTCTTCAGCGTGCTGACGATCCGGCCGCAGCCGATCTCGGGCGAAGGGGGCGGGGCGGGCCTGGCGGAGGAACTGCTGTCGCGGCACCCGGGGGGCCGGTTCGTCGTCATCGCCGGGAGCGGAGCGGAAGAAGCGGCCTTCGTCCGAGGCTTTGAAGGGACGATGTCGCGGGGCAACGGCCGGGTCGTCACCGCGGTTGCCGGTGAACCGCGTGCAGGGCGGCGGACGCTGACTGCCGCCGCCCAGGAGTCGCCGGTGCCCGACGCGATCGCGGTCTCGCCCGCGGCGCGGCAATGGGTTCTCTTCGACTCGCTCGCCGCGGACTTTCCGGCGCTGAAGGACGTTCCGCTCGTCGCCCCCCAGAGCCGCTCGTGGCCCGACTTCCTCAAGGTCGGAAACCTTCTCAACATCGCCAACCACATTGTCGTCGTGGCGATCATCGCCATCGGCATGACGATGGTGATCATCACCGGCGGTATCGATCTCTCGGTCGGGAGCGTGATCGCCCTCTCGGCCGTCGTGACCGGGCTGCTGATCGAGCGGCGATTCGGAGCCGAGAGCGCCACGACCGGACAGATGGTGGTGGCCGCCGCCGGAGGGCTGGCGTGCGCCGCGGCGATCGGCCTGTTCAACGGGACGCTGGTGACCCGCCTGGGGCTGCCGCCGTTCATCGTCACCCTGGGATCGATGCTCATCACGAGCGGCATGGCCTACAAGGCGACGAAGGGGGAGGAGATGCACCACCTCCCGGCGAGCTTCACCTGGCTGGGGCGAGGGACGCAGTGGGGGATTCCGAACTCCGTCCTGCTGCTGCTCGCCCTCTACATTGTCGCGCACCTCCTGATGTCCCGGACGATCCTCGGCCGGCATCTCTACGCGGTTGGGGGAAATGCCGTCGCCGCGCGGCTCTCCGGGATCCGGACCGGGCGGGTTGTCCTCTTCGCCTATATCGTCTGTTCGATCCTGGCCGGCATGGGGGGCGTCATCATGGCTTCCGAGCTCAAGAGCGGCTCCCCCCGGTACGGCCAGATGTACGAGCTCTACGTCATCGCGGCGGTCGTTGTCGGGGGGACGAGTCTCTTCGGCGGTCAGGGGACGATGTTCGGGACCCTGGTCGGCGCGCTGATCATCGCCGTCATCCGAAATGGGATGAATTTGTTGCATGTCGAGTCGTACACGCAGAATGTCATTTTTGGATCCGTTATTCTGGGGGCTGTGGTTCTCGATCAGTTCAAAGATCGACGGCTTCGCTCGGGTTGAGCCCGAGACGTCCGGACTGCGCATCCGGAGGCCGTGCCGGGGAGTCGTGCCATGCCGCAGATCATCGAAGGAATCCTGACGACGCGGAACGAGGACGGCACGACGAACGTCGCCCCCATGGGGCCGATCGTCCGCCCGGACTGGACGGAGTTCGTCTTTCGCCCCTTTCCGACCTCCGTCACCTACCACAACCTCAAGCGGACCGGGCAGGGGGTCTTTCACGTCACGGACGATGTCCGGCTGATCGTGGAAGCGGCCCTCGACCTGCCGTCCCCCGAGCGGGAGTTCCAGCCGACCAGTCGGGTTGAAGGGGAAGTCCTGGCGCAGACGTGCCGCTGGTACGAGGTCGAGGTTCAGTCGATCGACGAATCGGGCCAGCGCCCCCGGATGGCGGCCCGGGTTGTCGCCGAGGGGCGGATCCGCGACTTCTGTGGCTTCAACCGGGCGAAGCACGCCATTGTCGAAGCGACGATCCTGGCGACGCGGCTTCACCTGCTGACCCGGGGGGAGGTCGATCGGCAGATCGCGATGCTGGGGGTCACGGTCGAGAAGACCGCGAGTCCCGAGGACGCCGAGGTGTTTGAGATCGTCCGGCGGTTCGTCCGCGAGCATGTGCCGCCGACGCCGATCGAGGCGTAAGGAAACGACGTCCTTGCCGGGACGACTCGATAGCTCAAACCCAACGTGCCACGGCAGCCTGGGTCAAGGGGGTCTCACCCCCTTGCCGCCGGAGGCCTCTTCTCGGAGGAACCGTGGGACACAACGGGCGCCCCTTTGTGGAACCGGCGTTGAGAACTCACCGCTCGCCCGGAAATCGAAGCGGGTTGGTGAGGGGGGCATCCGGCACGGTGTCCGCGTTTGGACACGTGGTCCTTCAGACATCTCTCGACGAGAGGGCCTCCGGCGGGCAAGAGGGGCGTTGCCCCCTTGCATCCCCCACCAGGGGTGCCCCCTGGACCCCGGATTATTCGTCCGCTGACACGGCTGCCTCCTCCCTAGACGCTCGTCCCTACACCCTCATCCCCTCTATGATCCCCGGATGTCACAGATCCCGGTTTCCATCGCCTACGGCAGCGCCCGTCCCCTCTCACTTTCTATCGACCCGGCCCGGCTGCGCCTGAACTTCGTCCCCCCCCCGGCCGTCGCCGGACTGACGGAAAAGCTCGACGAACTCCTCGAACAACCGCTGGAGTTTCCCGCCCTGCGACAGGCGATCGTCCCCGGCGACCGCGTGGCCCTCGTCCTCGACCAGCGCGTCCCGCAGGGAGAACAGGTCCTCTCCAGCGTCGTCCGGCTTCTGACTTCGCATGGCGTCGAGGCCGGGGACATCCTCGTGCTCCAGCCGGCCGATCTCCGCGGCCAGCGGGCCCGCGATCCCCGCGGCGCCCTCGCGCCGGAAGCGGCCCGCGACGTTCAGTGGGCCACCCACGACCCCACCATCGAGGACGGCGCAGCCTACCTTGCCTCGACCGCTGGCGGCGAGCGGATCTATCTCAGCAAGAAGCTCCTCGACTCCGACGTCATGGTCATCCTCGGAGCGACGACGTTCGATCCCGTCCTCGGCTATCGCGGCACCGGCAGCGCACTCTACCCGGGCCTTTCAACGACCGAGGCCCTCCGCAAATCGATGGGACAGGGGCACGACGAACTGGGCCCGGACGACAGCCGCCCGATCCGCCAGATGATCGATGAGATCCAGTGGCTCGCCGGACTGCAGTTCGTCGTTCAGGTCATTCCGGGAGCGGGAGGGATGGCCGGGGGAGTCTTCGCCGGATCGGCCGACGCCGTCTTCCGCGAAGCCCGCGCGGCGCTCGGCGCCGCATGGAAGATCGCCGCCGGCGAGCGGGCCGAGATGGTCATTGTCTCGGTCGACGAGCCGGCGTCGCGGCAGACCTGGTTCGAGATCGGAGCCGCCCTCGACGTCGCCCGCCGCCTCGTCTCGAAGGACGGCCGGATCATCCTCCTGAGCCAGATCCAGGCGCCGCTGTCGGAAGGGATGGAGATCCTCCGGGAAGCTCACAAGCCGCGCGACGCCCTGAAGCCGCTCCGCGAGCGTCAGCCCGCCGACCTGATCCCGGCGACCCAGATCGCGCAGGCCCTCGACTGGGCGAACGTCTATCTCCTGAGCCGCCTTCCGGGTGACACGGTCGAAGACCTGTGCATCGTTCCGCTCAACGACATCGCCGAGGTAGAGCGGCTCGTCGAACAGGCCGAAGACGTCACCGTTGTGGGCGCGGCGCATCACGTCAGCGTGACCGCGTCTTAAGGCGCGTCGGCGGGACGGTGCCGGCTAAGCGAACTTCCAGATCGCCTGCCGCAGTTGTGCTTCGGGAGCGGTCTTGAGCCGCTCGTACCACACGGTCACGAGCCGACCATCCGCCCGCTCGACCGTCGACGGATACCCCAGGTCGCCCCCCGCTCCATCCCCGGAAATCGTCGCCGGCGCGCTCCACGTCTTCCCGTGGTCCTCGCTCACCCGCACCTGATTCCCGAACGGCGCCCGCCGATAGCCGTACGACATCAGGAGCCGCCCATCCCGCAGCCGCAGCAGATGGCTCGGCAACCCCCATACACCGATGGACCGCGGAACGGACCACGTCTTTCCGCCGTCCGTCGACTCCGACTGCAGCGTCTCCCCCGCGTTCGGCTTGTTGTGGTTCCGGATGTGGCACACGATCGTCCCGTTCGCCGCCTCGACCGCGTGCATCTCGTGATACTCCTTGTGATTGTCTCCTGGCCGCGTCGGGATATCGGCGAGCCATTCCCAGCTCTGACCATCATCGGTCGACCGGCACACCCCGACCTTCCGGTCCGGCTCCCAGAGCGCCACGCCGGGATAGAGAAGCCCGCCGCCCGTCAGGCTCACCGGTCCGTGCGGACTGTTGACCGGCACCCGGTAGCGGGCTGACCAGTTCACCCCGCCGTCGGTCGACCGCAGCATCCAGCATCCCAGCTCGGCCTGCCGCTGCTCGGCGGAGATCCGGTTGTGAACGGCCCGCCACTCGTTGAGCAGCTTTTCGTCCCAGGCTCCCGGCTGTCCCGCCGCGATCGCTTCTGCCTTCTTGAGCACCGGCTCGTAGGCGAGCGACGTGAACGTCGTGATGAGGATGGTTCCCTTGGCGGTTTCGACGACGCCGGCATCGCGGTCGTCGATGGGACCGTCGTAGATCACCTGTGGCCACCGCCACGTCTTGCCGCCATCCTGGGACCGCATCAGTTCCACGCGGCCGAACGGACAGACGTGCGTCTCCCGGCCGCCGGAGAAGACCAGCAGGAGTTCGCCATTGGCCCGCGCCGCGACCGTTGGCCAGCCGTGATAGAGCGGGGCCTTGTAGCTGATGATCCGGGTCTCTTCGACCTCGATCCCGGGGCCTGCGGCGGGGGGTGTGTCGCCCCAGGCGGTCCGCGCGCCGAGTGCCAGGACCATGGATGAGCGCAGCCAGTTCCGGCGATCCATTCGGTTCACGTCACGCCTTTCCGCACGATGCCGCGGTTGGCGACGCGAGCGCGAAGGGCGCTCCGCCGGTCCGGGCACTTTGTTCATTGTGCCGCCAGACAGGAGGATCGCAACCCGCGCGGAATGGCCGGCTCAAATCGCGTCCCAGCCGGCACGGCTCCCATAGCTCAAACCCAATGTGCTACGGCAGCCTGGGGTCAAGGGGGCCACGCCCCCTTGCCGCCGGAGGCACTCCTGTGAGGAACCGTGGTATGCAACGGATGCCCGCTTTGTGGAACCGGCAGTGAGAACTCACCGCTCACCCTGGAATCCCCGCGGGTTGGTGACGGGGCATACGACACGGTGTCCGCGCGTGGACACATACTTCTTCCGACGGTGTCCGACGAGACGGCCTCCGGCGGGCAAAGGGCCAGAAAGACAACACAGGCCCCTCTGCACTCCCCACCAGGGTGCCCCTGGACCCGACTTGATGTCGTTCTCCTGCCTTAGAGCTGAGTCGGCTCCGGTTCCCCCTGCAACGCCGGTTCGGCCCGCGCCGGCTTCTCCTCCTCGCGTGCGGTCACCGGGAGACCGAAGCTGGCGATCAGCAGCAGCGCGCCGCCAAACACGATCCCCAGCACAAGCGCATTCTTCACGACCCAGGTCACCCCATCCCCACCATCCGTCAGATGCCCCGCCGGACGCGCGGGAGCAAGCGAGATCGTCGGGACGTCGGTCTCCGGGTTCGTCGGGTCGGGCCCCAGAGGAGGCAACGCCGCTCGCGATCCCTCCTCGGCCACCGGCCGCGCGAGACGAAGCTCCGGTCCCGCGACAGGCGGAACCGCAGGAGCCAGGCTCGCGATCACGTTCATGTCCGAAGCCGGAGGCGATTCGGACTGCGACCGGTCGAGGGCCTCGGCAACGTCCACCATCGTCCAGAATCGGTCATCCGGCCGCGGAGAAACGAGCCGATCGACAATGTCGGCGAGCGCCGGCGAGACGCCGGGACGAAGCGTGCGGACCGGAGGGGTCGGCTCCTGCCGCCGCGCCGACCAGGAACGGTCGTCGCCGCCAGGAGCGGGCGCTGAATGACCGGTGAGGAGGGAATAGAAGGTCCGGCCGAGTCCGGCCAGGTCATCCCCCCCGCTGAACTGGGAGCCGTCTGCCCCGGGCTCGGAAGCTGAGACCGGGACAAAGCCGGCCGGCAGCACCCGGACGGTGCCGGCGGCATCGATCAGCAGGTTCTCCGCGCGGACGTCGCCATGCCGCTGTCCCGCCTCGTGCAGGCGGGACAGCCCCTGGACCGTCTGCCGGAAGAGGCTCACGACCTCGCTCATCGGTATGGCGTTCCGCCGGGCCCGCGTCTCCAGGATCTCGGCGTCGTCGTGTCCGTCTTCCAGCGGCATCGCGAGGTAATGGATCGCATTGATCCCCGCGGAGTCCGTTCCGACATCGGAGATCCGCAGGAGGTGCGGATCCTCGGGGATCGACGCGGCCTCCATCGACTGGCGGAGCCGCTCCAGAATGGCCTCGTCCGGACCGCGGCGGGGAAGGTCGATCTTGAGCACGCAGGGCTCGCCGGTCGGGACACGCTCCGCGAGATAGGTCGATCGCGTCTCCTGCCGGTGCAGGGGCTTTCGCAGCCGATACGGTCCCAGGTGGAAGCCGTGGAACTTCCCCTGCAGCAGCGCCTCGGACTGCCAGGGGGTGACCAGGCCGCGGCGGACCATCTCGTGAGCGAGCCGATCGGCGTCCCACGAACAGGCCCCGCGGAACTCAAGGTCGCGGACAAAGTCACTGAGACGGGATTCGGAGACGATTCCGCTCAGGCGCGTTCCAGCCAGGAACGATTCGACGGTGTGCAGGGAGGACATGAGGACCGATCCGGCGCGAAGCGTTTCAGGGACTCGGAAAGGGGAGCCGCCGGAGATCGCCCGCCAGAATTCGGCGGATGCGAAAATCTCGCACAACAACTCCTCGTCCTACTAACGTTCCCGATAGAAACGCCGCGGGACAGCCCGTTGACCCGGAAGCGCACGAATCACTGCGTTGATGAAAGGAAGCAACGCGAGACACCCGGACGGTCGTCACATTCGGAACAGACGTCAGATCCGGCACTGTGTCCCAACCGGGTCCAGGGGCACCCTGGTGGGGGATGCAAGGGGGCAACGCCCTCTTGCCCGCCGGAGGCCTGGCCGTCGAGAGATGTCTGAAGGAGCACGTGTCCAAGCGCGGACAAAGTGTCGTACGCCCCCTCATCTAACCCGCGGGGATTGCAGAGTGGGCGGTGTGTTGTGAGGGAGTCCTCAACGCCGGCTCCACAAAGGGGACGTCCGTTGTGTCCCATGTTTCAGCGAGGAAGAGGCCTCCGGCGGCAAGGGGGTGAGACCCCCTTGACCCCGGCTGCCGTGGCACGCTGGGTTGAGCTGAGACGCTGTGCCGGCAAGGACGTCGTCCGAGCCAGCGGGACAACGCATTTCTACCGCTAGCCCCTGTTAGCTCCGCTGGGCTTCGACTGTTGGGGAGCGCCCCCCTCCTCCGAGATCTCCTCCGGCCGGAAGGCGACATCGATGAGAGTCGTCACCCCCCGTCCGGACTTGCTGAACCCCTTGCGGAGATGGAACCGCCACAGGAGTTCCTCGTCCGGCATGTCGAGGACCGGCGTCGACGGGATGAAGGTCTCCAGCGTCTCGCCCGGAGCGAGCTCGTGGCCCAGCTCCTGCCCCTTGAGAACATTCTGGTCGGTGTGCGGATGGGTCAGCATGTAGCCGAACGCGCGGTGGTCCGAGGCCTTGGCGATGAAATTGTTCGTCTGATATCCCGGAGTCAGCCCGATCGGCTGCTTCGTGTAGACGAGATACCGGTCCAGGACCGGAATCGTCTGGTCCTGGGAGACGTTGCGGAAGCGGATCCAGAGCTTGACGACCGGCCCTTCCGGGAGCGGGGCGAGCGACGGATCGACGGGGTTCACGTACTCCACCATGCCGCGGGTCAGCCGGACCGGCTCGACCTCGATGTTGCCGAACCGCCGCTTCTCACCCAGGCGGATCCTGTGGCCCGGATTGAGCTCCACATCCTGCTGCATCACCTTGACCTGGCCCGCCTTCAGGACCGGCATGTCCGGAAGACTTTCGAGCCGGTCCTCGCGGACCGACTTGTCCATCAGCCGCTTGAACAGGATTCCGGCGGCGATCGTCGACAGGACCGCGTAGCTGATGAGCGCGATCTTGAGAGTATCGCGCTTCGGTGCGGGCCTGGACGCGGGGACGCGGCTGGTCGAAGGCCCGGAGTCCGAAGTGAAGGCTGAGTCGGACGCAGCCGAAGAGTGCCACGGCGCATCGCCGGTTGCCTCATCCGCCGCCGGAGCGGCCCCCGTCATCGCGGCCACGCCCAGCGCCGCGGCCCCGAAGGCCGCTGCTTCTTCGAGAGGGAGCGGAAATCCCGCCGGCAAGGTCTCGAGTGTCTGCTGCTCAGCCGCCGCCTCGTCCGCAGGTGTCGTAGGGCTGGCGTCGCCGCTGGCAACGTCGCCGGTCGGACTCAACTCCGACGGAGGCGCGGTCGGCGCGGGCGACGAAACGGTCGACAGTTCATTGGCGGTCAGAGAGGACGTTGCGGTCGGGAAGACGAACGTCGCGTACGGGTCTTCTCCCTCGTGACCGGGCATCGGTGCCGGCTCGGGCGCCGTCACAGGTTCGGCGGCCGCGTCGGCCACGCTCGCCTCTGCGCTGACTGCCGGGACGTCGGACGGGGGGGCAGGTTCAGCTTCCGATGCCGCCGGTTCCACGACCGCGGCATCGGCCACGGTCGGCGGCTCCTGCTCAGTCTCGAAAGGGGGCTCGACGCCGATATCGAGCGCCGCCAGTCCTCCATCCTCGGGAAGGGGGATCGGAACCGTCGTGTCGAACACCGGGCGCGGGAAGGAGAATTCCCCCGGCTCGTTGGCCAATGGCGAGGGATTCCCCGGCGTCTCCGGGCTCTCGCCGAATTCCCCGGTCCCCGATTCCCCGGTCCCTGTTGCCCCTGTCCCCGCCGTTCTGGTCTCCTCCGCTGCCGCGGTCGGTTCCAGGGGGAGCGTGTGGACGGAGGACTCGGCCGCCGCTTTGACCGCCGCGGCATCGAGCACATCCGTGTTCGACTCCGCCACCTTGTTC of Planctomyces sp. SH-PL14 contains these proteins:
- a CDS encoding dicarboxylate/amino acid:cation symporter yields the protein MSGPPPQPHAGPAQGSELSRPEHGDASLLSLWSRIPLYIRILAGLLLGIVVGVVLGPHAHILEVPSKLVLRLLGALAPPLILLAVVQVLMRAELPKGAAFRLLSLLLLNTCVAILIGLLVANILQPGRWIPVKLEEPAKETAVVNPLSLFLDNIPKSVLGPFGDEGKVISVIMIAVAFGIALRSRKDRSIATVSDLVDTALETLLTLLHWIIEIIPLAVFGIVASLIGVRGFHAFVPLGGFIVAVLLALVLQVVYYLVRIRFGSWVDPFKVLHDMRDALVMAFSTASSTVTMPVTYSALRERVGLRERSASLGALVGANFNNDGTALYEAMSALFISQLVGQHLTLGQQFMVVLTSIVASVGAAGIPEAGIVTMTLVFKAVGLPTEYILTLLTVDWFLDRCRTAVNVMGDVNVSCLLDGHTPESAEVPAAALSVSAPEPPPP
- a CDS encoding ABC transporter permease, with the protein product MNSPLRRLLADYGMVGVLLILCTVFSVLTIRPQPISGEGGGAGLAEELLSRHPGGRFVVIAGSGAEEAAFVRGFEGTMSRGNGRVVTAVAGEPRAGRRTLTAAAQESPVPDAIAVSPAARQWVLFDSLAADFPALKDVPLVAPQSRSWPDFLKVGNLLNIANHIVVVAIIAIGMTMVIITGGIDLSVGSVIALSAVVTGLLIERRFGAESATTGQMVVAAAGGLACAAAIGLFNGTLVTRLGLPPFIVTLGSMLITSGMAYKATKGEEMHHLPASFTWLGRGTQWGIPNSVLLLLALYIVAHLLMSRTILGRHLYAVGGNAVAARLSGIRTGRVVLFAYIVCSILAGMGGVIMASELKSGSPRYGQMYELYVIAAVVVGGTSLFGGQGTMFGTLVGALIIAVIRNGMNLLHVESYTQNVIFGSVILGAVVLDQFKDRRLRSG
- a CDS encoding DUF447 domain-containing protein, with translation MPQIIEGILTTRNEDGTTNVAPMGPIVRPDWTEFVFRPFPTSVTYHNLKRTGQGVFHVTDDVRLIVEAALDLPSPEREFQPTSRVEGEVLAQTCRWYEVEVQSIDESGQRPRMAARVVAEGRIRDFCGFNRAKHAIVEATILATRLHLLTRGEVDRQIAMLGVTVEKTASPEDAEVFEIVRRFVREHVPPTPIEA
- a CDS encoding lactate racemase domain-containing protein, with amino-acid sequence MSQIPVSIAYGSARPLSLSIDPARLRLNFVPPPAVAGLTEKLDELLEQPLEFPALRQAIVPGDRVALVLDQRVPQGEQVLSSVVRLLTSHGVEAGDILVLQPADLRGQRARDPRGALAPEAARDVQWATHDPTIEDGAAYLASTAGGERIYLSKKLLDSDVMVILGATTFDPVLGYRGTGSALYPGLSTTEALRKSMGQGHDELGPDDSRPIRQMIDEIQWLAGLQFVVQVIPGAGGMAGGVFAGSADAVFREARAALGAAWKIAAGERAEMVIVSVDEPASRQTWFEIGAALDVARRLVSKDGRIILLSQIQAPLSEGMEILREAHKPRDALKPLRERQPADLIPATQIAQALDWANVYLLSRLPGDTVEDLCIVPLNDIAEVERLVEQAEDVTVVGAAHHVSVTAS
- a CDS encoding sialidase family protein, with the protein product MDRRNWLRSSMVLALGARTAWGDTPPAAGPGIEVEETRIISYKAPLYHGWPTVAARANGELLLVFSGGRETHVCPFGRVELMRSQDGGKTWRWPQVIYDGPIDDRDAGVVETAKGTILITTFTSLAYEPVLKKAEAIAAGQPGAWDEKLLNEWRAVHNRISAEQRQAELGCWMLRSTDGGVNWSARYRVPVNSPHGPVSLTGGGLLYPGVALWEPDRKVGVCRSTDDGQSWEWLADIPTRPGDNHKEYHEMHAVEAANGTIVCHIRNHNKPNAGETLQSESTDGGKTWSVPRSIGVWGLPSHLLRLRDGRLLMSYGYRRAPFGNQVRVSEDHGKTWSAPATISGDGAGGDLGYPSTVERADGRLVTVWYERLKTAPEAQLRQAIWKFA
- a CDS encoding serine/threonine protein kinase; this encodes MSSLHTVESFLAGTRLSGIVSESRLSDFVRDLEFRGACSWDADRLAHEMVRRGLVTPWQSEALLQGKFHGFHLGPYRLRKPLHRQETRSTYLAERVPTGEPCVLKIDLPRRGPDEAILERLRQSMEAASIPEDPHLLRISDVGTDSAGINAIHYLAMPLEDGHDDAEILETRARRNAIPMSEVVSLFRQTVQGLSRLHEAGQRHGDVRAENLLIDAAGTVRVLPAGFVPVSASEPGADGSQFSGGDDLAGLGRTFYSLLTGHSAPAPGGDDRSWSARRQEPTPPVRTLRPGVSPALADIVDRLVSPRPDDRFWTMVDVAEALDRSQSESPPASDMNVIASLAPAVPPVAGPELRLARPVAEEGSRAALPPLGPDPTNPETDVPTISLAPARPAGHLTDGGDGVTWVVKNALVLGIVFGGALLLIASFGLPVTAREEEKPARAEPALQGEPEPTQL